One segment of Polaribacter huanghezhanensis DNA contains the following:
- the nhaC gene encoding Na+/H+ antiporter NhaC, giving the protein MQDDKNISEIKIEDQKIIENKELNIWEALFPVLILIGMLAYNVYIFGDDALSGSNQFILLMGAAVAAIVGFRNKVSFERMIEEVAENIKSTAGAILILLLVGALAGTWLISGIIPAMIYYGLQVLNPTIFLAACLIICAVISIATGSSWTTSATVGIALIGIGDALGISLGMTAGAILSGAYFGDKMSPMSDTTNLAPAMAGTDLFTHIRYMALTTVPTIIITLIVFIILGFTQNVTGEADTSSLLVDIDKAFNITPWLFLVPVGVIVLIVKKTPPLIALLIGTLAAAVFALIFQPEVVAQIAGVKELDFNSAYKGVMKAITVETSVATENKALADLFTAGGMAKMLGTIWLILCAMTFGGVMDAIGALARISSFMLGLFDSVFGLFASTVATCIGLNITASDQYLAIVVPGKMYAKAYKDAGLAPENLSRTLEDSGTVTSVLVPWNTCGAYQSGVLGVGVSEYFFYAIFNWLSPIMTLIFAAFKIKIKQLVKK; this is encoded by the coding sequence ATGCAAGACGATAAAAACATTTCTGAAATTAAGATTGAAGACCAAAAAATAATTGAAAACAAAGAGTTAAATATTTGGGAAGCCCTATTTCCTGTTCTAATTTTAATCGGAATGTTAGCGTATAATGTTTATATTTTTGGTGATGATGCACTGAGTGGATCTAATCAATTTATTTTATTGATGGGTGCAGCAGTAGCGGCAATTGTTGGTTTTAGAAATAAAGTTTCTTTTGAACGAATGATTGAAGAAGTTGCTGAGAATATTAAATCTACAGCTGGGGCAATTTTAATTTTATTATTAGTTGGTGCTTTGGCAGGAACTTGGTTGATCAGCGGAATTATTCCTGCAATGATTTATTACGGATTGCAGGTGTTAAATCCAACGATATTTTTAGCGGCTTGTTTAATAATTTGTGCAGTAATTTCTATTGCCACTGGTAGTTCTTGGACCACTTCAGCAACGGTTGGTATTGCATTAATTGGTATTGGAGATGCCTTGGGGATTTCTTTAGGAATGACAGCCGGAGCAATCTTGTCTGGAGCTTATTTTGGAGATAAAATGTCGCCAATGTCAGATACCACAAATCTAGCGCCCGCAATGGCAGGAACAGATTTGTTTACACATATTAGATACATGGCGCTAACGACAGTTCCTACAATAATTATAACATTAATTGTATTTATAATTTTAGGGTTTACACAAAATGTAACTGGAGAAGCAGATACAAGTTCGTTGTTAGTTGATATAGATAAAGCATTTAATATTACTCCTTGGTTATTTTTAGTTCCAGTTGGAGTAATTGTTTTAATTGTAAAGAAAACGCCTCCGTTAATTGCATTGTTAATTGGTACTCTAGCTGCAGCCGTTTTTGCGTTGATTTTTCAACCAGAAGTTGTTGCACAAATTGCAGGAGTGAAAGAATTAGATTTTAATTCTGCTTATAAAGGAGTAATGAAAGCCATAACAGTAGAAACTTCTGTAGCAACAGAAAATAAAGCATTAGCCGATTTATTTACAGCTGGCGGAATGGCAAAAATGCTTGGAACCATTTGGTTGATTTTATGTGCAATGACTTTTGGTGGTGTTATGGATGCCATTGGAGCTTTGGCAAGAATTAGCAGTTTTATGTTGGGGCTTTTTGATTCAGTTTTTGGATTGTTTGCAAGCACAGTAGCAACGTGTATTGGATTAAATATTACAGCTTCAGATCAATATTTAGCAATTGTAGTTCCGGGTAAAATGTATGCAAAAGCATATAAAGATGCTGGATTAGCACCAGAAAATTTAAGTAGAACGCTAGAAGATTCTGGAACCGTAACGTCAGTGTTAGTTCCTTGGAATACTTGTGGAGCGTATCAATCTGGAGTTTTAGGTGTTGGTGTTTCAGAATATTTTTTCTACGCAATCTTTAACTGGCTGAGTCCTATTATGACTTTAATTTTCGCTGCATTTAAAATCAAAATAAAACAGTTGGTTAAAAAATAA
- a CDS encoding GNAT family N-acetyltransferase, which yields MIGSGCKFTIDTEIEDFYLLNRIDSRSCVLEFLFVKPPFIGKNIGGQLIEHAIKSCRTNSCKVLSVLSDPNAVAFYEKYGFKTISLKESSVPDRFLPEMELEFLEKR from the coding sequence ATGATTGGGAGTGGTTGTAAATTTACAATCGATACTGAAATTGAAGATTTTTATTTATTAAATAGAATAGATTCAAGAAGTTGTGTGTTAGAATTTCTATTTGTAAAACCACCATTTATAGGAAAAAATATCGGAGGACAATTAATAGAACATGCTATTAAAAGTTGTAGAACCAATAGTTGTAAAGTTTTAAGTGTACTTTCTGATCCAAACGCGGTAGCTTTTTATGAGAAGTATGGATTTAAAACAATCTCTCTAAAAGAAAGTTCAGTTCCTGATAGGTTTTTACCTGAAATGGAACTAGAATTCCTAGAAAAGAGATGA